The Acidobacteriota bacterium genome window below encodes:
- a CDS encoding DUF3649 domain-containing protein: MNTNMSTGPGRPTRAQVENRRRRWQVAARVLVATFLGYLLSNSLGLFLVFALPMDRLTGVAFGTVLSFVIWGAVIMWVFGAKRLRTVTLSLAAAISLTGAAAWGLYVLEQSS, encoded by the coding sequence ATGAACACCAACATGTCAACCGGGCCGGGCCGGCCAACGCGGGCGCAGGTCGAGAACAGACGCCGTCGCTGGCAAGTCGCCGCACGCGTCCTGGTGGCGACGTTTCTCGGGTACCTGCTCTCCAACTCCCTCGGTCTGTTCCTGGTGTTCGCGCTGCCGATGGACCGCCTGACCGGGGTCGCGTTCGGCACGGTCCTGAGCTTCGTGATCTGGGGCGCGGTCATCATGTGGGTCTTCGGCGCGAAGCGCCTGCGGACGGTCACGCTCAGCCTGGCGGCGGCCATCTCGCTGACCGGGGCCGCCGCCTGGGGCCTGTACGTGCTGGAGCAGTCATCATGA